The Rhea pennata isolate bPtePen1 chromosome 9, bPtePen1.pri, whole genome shotgun sequence genome has a segment encoding these proteins:
- the SUCNR1 gene encoding succinate receptor 1, whose product MAENETGDCLLMGNFLEKYYLSTMYSLEFILGLAGNSIVVFGYIFCLKTWKSGNIYLFNLSLSDILFLCTLPILVKSYSSQWAKDIFCHSNRFLLHANLYTSILFLTCISIDRYLLIKYPFREHFLQKRRTAVVVSVAVWIWVILELLPLMHFLRPTAATTSSKCLDYASSGDPATSIIYSMFLTLFGFLIPLCIMCFFYVKMVIFLKNRSEQHSSSLTLEKPLSLVILAMVIFSLLFTPYHVMRNVRLASRIPALNVSVCTQHIINAVYIITRPIAFLNSAINPVFYFLMGDHFREMLMAKIRQLLNRKRTNKENSDTGRQGMEKEISLG is encoded by the exons ATG GCTGAGAACGAGACAGGCGACTGTTTGCTGATGGGCAATTTCCTAGAAAAGTATTATCTTTCCACCATGTACAGCCTCGAGTTCATTTTAGGCCTTGCTGGAAATTCCATTGTTGTGTTTGGCtatattttctgcttgaaaacCTGGAAAAGTGGCAACATCTACCTGTTTAATTTATCGTTATCAGatatattatttctgtgtaCTCTTCCAATACTGGTGAAAAGCTACTCTAGTCAATGGGCAAAGGACATCTTCTGCCATAGCAACAGATTCCTGTTGCATGCAAACCTGTACACCAGCATCCTTTTCCTTACCTGTATCAGTATTGACCGATACCTGCTCATTAAATATCCTTTCAGAGAacattttctacagaaaagaagaactgCTGTTGTAGTGTCTGTGGCCGTGTGGATCTGGGTTATACTGGAGCTGTTGCCACTGATGCATTTCCTTAGGCCTACagcagccaccaccagcagcaagtGCCTAGATTATGCAAGTTCTGGAGACCCAGCAACAAGCATCATCTACAGCATGTTTCTGACTCTCTTTGGGTTCCTCATCCCTCTCTGCATCATGTGCTTCTTCTACGTAAAGATGGTTATATTTCTTAAGAACAGAAGTGAGCAACACAGCTCTTCCCTGACACTTGAAAAACCTCTTTCTTTAGTCATCCTGGCCATGGTTATCTTCTCGTTACTATTTACGCCGTATCACGTAATGCGCAATGTCCGACTTGCTTCCCGAATACCAGCCTTGAATGTATCTGTGTGCACGCAGCACATCATCAATGCCGTTTATATCATCACGAGGCccattgcatttttaaatagtgcCATTAatcctgttttttatttcttaatggGTGACCACTTCAGAGAGATGCTGATGGCAAAAATCAGGCAGCTcttgaacagaaaaagaactaaCAAGGAGAACTCTGATACTGGGAGACAagggatggaaaaagaaattagctTAGGATGA